Proteins encoded in a region of the Solanum dulcamara chromosome 9, daSolDulc1.2, whole genome shotgun sequence genome:
- the LOC129904384 gene encoding uncharacterized protein LOC129904384 gives MASLETSQRISRQAPQLVTVLKEMKAGLDTVSLKVQALTAKVKADHFPTADGISYLETKHLLLLNYCQSLVYYLLRKAKGLSIEGHPVVRSLVEMRLFLEKIRPIDKKLQYQIQKLTRDSDTASEKSVISEKGTDTQKEDLLKYRPKPEMLVSKTSNTAEDGANVYRPPKFAPASMGADKMSKQERNELRREKERLRSAKQSPYMIDLLNDLEGRPEEVREVVGTESRELTNYMAMMEERAKREEEAFDRAPLTKLEKKKMKHLKKSRNGLLGLTDSFYDEIKSLPLGEPVPEQSENFENGGAGIKQQKKRKRRN, from the exons ATGGCATCACTCGAAACGAGCCAAAGAATAAGCAG GCAAGCTCCGCAACTAGTTACGGTACTGAAGGAGATGAAAGCAGGATTGGATACAGTGAGCTTAAAAGTACAAGCTTTAACTGCAAAG GTGAAAGCAGATCACTTTCCAACGGCAGATGGAATAAGTTATCTTGAAACGAAGCATCTGCTACTTCTGAATTATTGTCAATCACTTGTCTATTATTTGCTCCGCAAGGCAAAAGGACTCTCAATTGAAGGGCATCCAGTTGTTCGGAGTCTGGTGGAGATGAGATTGTTTTTGGAGAAG ATTCGCCCCATTGACAAGAAACTACAGTATCAAATTCAGAAGCTCACAAGGGATAGTGACACAGCTTCTGAGAAGTCAGTTATAAGTGAGAAGGGAACAGATACTCAGAAGGAGGACCTATTGAAGTATCGTCCAAAACCTGAAATGCTTGTTAGTAAAACAAGTAATACTGCAGAG GATGGTGCTAATGTATATCGACCCCCGAAATTTGCACCTGCTTCTATGGGCGCGGATAAGATGTCGAAGCAGGAGAGAAATGAATTGAGGAGGGAGAAAGAGAGATTGCGAAGTGCTAAACAAAGCCCGTATATGATAGATTTGTTGAATGATCTTGAAGGAAGACCCGAAGAG GTAAGAGAAGTTGTTGGAACTGAAAGTAGAGAACTCACAAACTACATGGCTATGATGGAAGAGCGTGCAAAAAGAGAAGAGGAGGCGTTTGATCGTGCCCCACTTacaaaattggagaaaaagaaaatgaaacatctGAAGAAGTCAAGAAATGG GTTGCTTGGGCTGACAGATAGTTTTTATGATGAGATAAAAAGTTTGCCTTTAGGGGAACCTGTTCCTGAACAATCAGAAAACTTTGAGAACGGCGGCGCTGGAATCAAACAACAGAAGAAGCGCAAG AGGAGGAATTGA